Proteins from a genomic interval of Bacteroides sp. AN502(2024):
- a CDS encoding CatB-related O-acetyltransferase translates to MIQYLKGLIKNLFNPAVSVMSFVDDVSDICKEAKVYAHAKIVNSKIGKYTYIGNHTTLVHVSIGNFCSVANECHIGMGTHTLNKLSTSPIFTEKKNGTGHSWANKTTVYPFHRVKIGNDVWIGCRSLILGGVKIGNGAIIGAGAVVTKDVPPFAIVGGVPARIIRYRFDRDVIEELEHIQWWSRTDCVLRKNIHLFQDNIDIEALKRIIQR, encoded by the coding sequence ATGATTCAATATCTTAAAGGGTTAATTAAAAATCTATTCAACCCTGCTGTTTCGGTTATGTCATTTGTAGATGATGTTTCCGACATATGTAAGGAGGCCAAAGTATATGCGCATGCAAAGATTGTTAATTCTAAAATTGGCAAATACACATATATTGGGAATCACACAACACTTGTCCATGTAAGTATTGGTAACTTTTGTTCTGTAGCAAATGAATGTCATATTGGTATGGGTACACACACTCTTAACAAGCTTTCGACATCTCCTATTTTTACGGAGAAGAAAAATGGTACAGGGCATAGCTGGGCTAATAAAACAACGGTATATCCTTTTCACAGAGTTAAGATTGGGAATGATGTTTGGATTGGTTGCCGCTCCTTAATCCTTGGAGGCGTAAAAATAGGAAATGGAGCTATTATTGGTGCCGGAGCAGTAGTTACTAAAGATGTTCCACCATTCGCGATAGTTGGAGGTGTTCCAGCACGAATTATTCGCTATAGGTTTGATAGGGATGTTATTGAAGAATTGGAACATATTCAGTGGTGGTCAAGAACGGATTGTGTATTACGTAAAAACATTCATCTGTTTCAAGATAATATTGATATTGAAGCGCTAAAAAGGATTATACAGCGATGA